Proteins encoded together in one Labrus bergylta chromosome 20, fLabBer1.1, whole genome shotgun sequence window:
- the LOC136177236 gene encoding trichohyalin, whose product MAYCICSTSDLEEKKTEIKLFFVEVETGSASLGTDQETRTDQYRTDQNRPVQNRTDQYRTEQTSTEQNRTEQNRTVQNRTDQNRTEQNRTEQNRTDQYRTEQNRPVQNRTEQNRTEQNSTEQYTTEQTRTEQNRTDQYRTEQYTTEQTRTDQNRPVQNRAEQTSTEQNRTEQYTTEQTRTDQYRTEQNRPVQNRTEQNRPVQNRTEQNRPEQTSTEQNRPVQNRTDQYRTEQNRTEQYRTEQTRTEQNRTDQNRTEQNRTEQTSTEQNRTDQYRTEQNRTEQNRTEQYRTVHNRTDQNRTEQNRPVQNRTVHNRTDQNRPEQTSTEQSRTDQYRTEQNRTVHNRTDQNRPVQNRTEQTSTEQNRTEQTSTEQNRTDQTRTEQNRTEQNRPVQNRTVQNRTEQNRTEQTSTEQNRTEQNRTDQYRTEHNRTDQNRPVQNRPVQSSTEQTSTEQTRPEQNRPVQTRTEQNRTEQNRPLQTRTEQTSTEQTRTEQTRTDQYRPDQTSTEQNRTEQNRTEQNRTEQNRTEQTITDQNRTDQYRTEQNRTDQNRPDQTRPEQNRTVQNRTEQTSTEQNRTEQNRTDQTRPDQNRPEQNRTEQNRPEQNRTEQNRTEQNRPVQNRTEQNRTEQNRPDQTRPDQTRTEQTRPVQNSTDQYRTVQNRPEQNRTDHYRPEQNRPVQNRTDQNRPEQNRTEQTITDQNRTEQNRTDQNRTEQNRTDQYRTDQNRTEQNRTDQYRTDQNRTEQTITDQNRTEQNRTEQNRPEQTSTEQYRTEQNRTEQNRTEQTRPEQTRTDQYRTEQTSTEQNRPDQTRPEQTRTDQNRTEQTITDQNRTDQYRTEQNRTEQTSTEQTCGR is encoded by the exons ATGGCCTACT GTATCTGCTCAACGTCTGACcttgaagagaagaaaacagaaataaagcttTTCTTTGTTGAAGTGGAAACTGGTTCAGCTTCACTGGGTACAGACCAGGAGACCAGAACAGACCAGTACagaacagaccagaacagaccagtacagaacagaacagaccagtacagaacagaacagaccagtacagaacagaacagaacagaacagaacagaacagtacagaacagaacagaccagaacagaacagaacagaacagaacagaacagaacagaacagaccagtacagaacagaacagaacagaccagtacagaacagaacagaacagaacagaacagaacagaacagtacAGAACAGTACACAACagaacagaccagaacagaacagaacagaacagaccagtacagaacagaacagtacacaacagaacagaccagaacagaccagaacagaccagtacagaacagagcagaacagaccagtacagaacagaacagaacagaacagtacacaacagaacagaccagaacagaccagtacagaacagaacagaacagaccagtacagaacagaacagaacagaacagaccagtacagaacagaacagaacagaacagaccagaacagaccagtacagaacagaacagaccagtacagaacagaacagaccagtacagaacagaacagaacagaacagaacagtacagaacagaacagaccagaacagaacagaacagaacagaccagaacagaacagaacagaacagaacagaacagaccagtacagaacagaacagaacagaccagtacagaacagaacagaacagaacagaacagaacagaacagaacagtacAGAACAGTACACAACagaacagaccagaacagaacagaacagaacagaccagtacagaacagaacagtacacaacagaacagaccagaacagaccagaacagaccagtacagaacagagcagaacagaccagtacagaacagaacagaacagaacagtacacaacagaacagaccagaacagaccagtacagaacagaacagaacagaccagtacagaacagaacagaacagaacagaccagtacagaacagaacagaacagaccagaccagaacagaacagaacagaacagaacagaacagaccagtacagaacagaacagtacagaacagaacagaacagaacagaacagaacagaccagtacagaacagaacagaacagaacagaacagaacagaccagtacagaacagaacacaacagaacagaccagaacagaccaGTACAGAACAGACCAGTACAGAGCAGTACAGAACAGACCAGTACAGAACAGACCAgaccagaacagaacagaccagtacagaccagaacagaacagaacagaacagaacagaacagaccattacagaccagaacagaacagaccagtacagaacagaccagaacagaacagaccagaacagaccagtacagaccagaccagaccagtacagaacagaacagaacagaacagaacagaacagaacagaacagaacagaacagaacagaacagaacagaccattacagaccagaacagaacagaccagtacagaacagaacagaacagaacagaccagaacagaccagaccagaccagaccagaacagaacagaacagtacagaacagaacagaacagaccagtacagaacagaacagaacagaacagaacagaacagaccagaccagaccagaccagaacagaccagaacagaacagaacagaacagaacagaccagaacagaacagaacagaacagaacagaacagaacagaacagaccagtacagaacagaacagaacagaacagaacagaacagaacagaccagaccagaccagaccagaccagaccagaacagaacagaccagaCCAGTACAGAACAGTACAGACCAGTACAGAACAGTACagaacagaccagaacagaacagaacagaccattacagaccagaacagaacagaccagtacagaacagaacagaccagaacagaccagaacagaacagaacagaacagaccattacagaccagaacagaacagaacagaacagaacagaccagaacagaacagaacagaacagaacagaccagtacagaacagaccagaacagaacagaacagaacagaacagaccagtacagaacagaccagaacagaacagaacagaccattacagaccagaacagaacagaacagaacagaacagaacagaacagaccagaacagaccaGTACAGAAcagtacagaacagaacagaacagaacagaacagaacagaacagaacagaccagaccagaacagaccagaacagaccagtacagaacagaacagaccagtacagaacagaacagaccagaccagaccagaccagaacagaccagaacagaccagaacagaacagaacagaccattacagaccagaacagaacagaccagtacagaacagaacagaacagaacagaacagaccagtacagaacagacatgtggacgttaa